The following is a genomic window from Dama dama isolate Ldn47 chromosome 4, ASM3311817v1, whole genome shotgun sequence.
CACACATATAGCTCTCTCTTGACCCACCACACTCTCTCCTGACTTCAGGCTTCTGCACTTGCTCTTCCCCATTTCTGGTACCCTTATCCCTTGTCTTCCCTCCCCATCTGCATCTTCCTGTTTAACTCACATCCTTTCATCTTTCAGGCTTCAACTTTGATGTCTGCTCCTCTGCAGCCTGGGTCAGGctgcccctccctgctcccctagACTCTGAGCCCTCTTATTTCTTCCCCCGACATGCAGGGTTATCAGAGTCTAATGGCAGATCTCCATCCTTCACGACACTGAGCCTGGCTGCGTTAGTCACCACTGCCTCCCCAGCCGCCCTGAGCACAGGGTGGAACCCAGCACAGGGGCTCAGCATGGTTATCTGAGCGGATGAATCTCCCTCAAGACTCTACACCTGCCTTTTATCTAGCATCTAAGTTCAGCGGAGTGAACATGAATGGAGATGAGGATGTGTTTTCTTTCCAGAGTGTCTGCTGCTCTGGGAACCCTAAGCCTTGGTTCCATGGAGGAGGCAAAGACAGCTGAGACCCCTGCTCCAGGGCTCCAGGTGCAGACCCCAGAGGTGTTGGAGGATGGTATACATGGTCACCAGGGAAACATGttagcgttagtcgctcagttgtgtcagactctttgagatccggtggactgtagcccaccaagctcctctgtccataggagcaTATGAGAGAGAAGGAAGCATAGAGTCCTGGTGAAAGTGAGGAATTTGAAAGGGGTGGAGCTCATGAGGTAGCAGAGAGGATCAGGGTAGTTGGGAAACTCAGAGGAGGTGATTGGGGTGGTGGGCATGGAGGTCTAAGTGCAACACTTCATGGGGTGGGTAGAAATGAatgctatgtgtgtgtgcgtgtgcctgTGTTTGTGATTTGGGCACACTTGTGGCCATGTGTGTGAGTTCATGAAAGTCCTGCTGAGGGTCCTGGgtcactcccttctccccctcctctgTCCTGCTGCCCCGCTCTCTTACCCACAAGGACCAGTTCCCTCCAGAATCCGCACCTAGGGCTGAAAAGGTCCATGAGCTGCTCCAGTCCTCCTGCTGGAGGGATCTCTCCAGGGACCCGACCGTCTTCTGGGCCCTTTTACAGACCTGCGTCCTCTCAGGCCCTGAGCTGTGGTCTCTACCCGCTTCCTGCTTAGGGATGGACTCTGAACCGCATGGTGGGAGGGGCTAGGGAGGAGACACTCATCTGAGTGGGTCATTATCTTTAGGACTTCATGCCCACATGGAAGGACCTTGGACACGTGGCAATGTATAATATCAATGACCATTGTGGGAAACGtttgatcttcccaacctacttttcttaaaattaaatcaaACCACTTGTGCtaaaaaaaacaatgaacagCATCACTCATCACCTAGTTGTACAAGAATTCAGTCACTACCTGCTGCAATCTCTCATCACAGTGCACCTTGAGAGGAATTCAGGAGGAAAAAACAGGATAAGGCACTTTATGTTTTGAATAATCAGGCCCCTAGATGCACAGCTCAGGGAGAATTTCAATGACCCCAAACTTTTGCATTGGTCACATGCAAAAaaggcactaaaatcattaagttGAGATATCTATTCTTTGTGATGAATAATGATCAGTTATCAAGATGTATGCTTAACGACACATCTTTCCCAGCCCCCAAATTCAAATATACACTGGCTCCTCACCTTCCTTTTTGGAGCAGGTCCTCAGAGATGTCTCCTAGGCTATAGTCCTCAGGAAGACTCCAAATAAAACTTAGAtgctctgtgtttttctttcagtcAGCATCCTTTAATTCGCTTTAGTCATTCAAACTTATCACCCTGATACCTCCAACTTATATCAGTTAGTTCATATGCTTGTCAAGGAATCCACCATTGGGTGGATTTGTCCAGGAACTTGAAGCAACAGACAACATTGTTATCCCCTGACACTCTGTTATTCCCAACCCTCATGTATCATGGCCATCCATTCCCACTGGCAGTATATCTTTATCCTCATCCTGGACTTGCAGTCACGGTCCTCGTGGCTTCGAGACACTCCGGATGCCTCGGGTtccatttctctggagaatcctgattAAAGCTCAGGGATCCTCACCCATACAGACTGAATCCCCAACCTGTGTTCTCACTCTGTTTCCTAATAACCCAAATGTAACATTCAGGTCAAATATCCACTCTCTGTATACACATTTCTCTGTATACCGTCAGTTGAAAATTAACTATTAATTACATTGGGACACCCTAGCAAACATTCATAGAAGCACAATTCTCTTTTTCTAGTTCTCAGTCAAAGACATGAGTCTGACATTGCTATGACTCAAAGGGAAGCCAGGTGAGGAAGCTGGGAGCCCGTGACAGGAGTTGGCGGTCCCAGTCTTAAATCTTCACGATTTACATCTGGAAGAACTTCTCAAGGCAGCTCACAAAGGCTTGTCTCTGAACAAGGACTAGACTTGCCTTCCCTCAGAATCACTTATGTAAGAGCCCTCCCAGCTTCCCCTGGGTTCCACAGGGCAATCCTGGGATGGACTCTCCTTGGTGGGCGGCTCCAGGCAGTGACAGGCAGAAAGCCCCATCcactctttcctttctctgttcccTGCACTCCCTGGAAAAATCTCATCCCTCCTCCAAGACAAAGGTCCCTGTTTACGTGGTGTGGCTTGACCACTGTCCAGCCCCACCCAGGATGAGCAGCAGAATTCGTAACTCCCCCACACCCCCAGTTGATACCAGGGATTAACACAAAGTTCCTGGAGGCATTGTCACTTCTGAATCAGGCTGGGGAATGAACCGGGGTGTGGGAGGTCGCCTGTGCCCTTGCTGGGTCCCAGCTGGGCGGTGGAGTCTGACAGTAGCTTTCTTCTAAAAATCAATCAGACACACGTATGGCTTCCTGGGACCTTTGCCAAGCACCTGGCCGGTGTGAGGCTCTGTGCCAGGTATGCCGAAGGATCCTGAGGTATGCAAAATGTTGCGCTGGTTATGGAGATGAGGaatcaggctcagagaggttaggcagCTGCCTCGGGGTCACCCAGCCTCTCAGGGCAGCGATGGGACTCACGCCCCTCCCGGTTTCTGAGGGTCTCTTCCTCATGGGCTGTTGTTGGGTCAGGCAACCAGCAGACCCCTTGCACCAAATAACATCCCTGAGACCTTTTGATTTTTACTGAAGAAGGGGGTAAATGAATCAGTGACTCAGGGATGAGACAGACACAGATGAGGTGATAAAGGCTAGAGCAGGGGTCTGCAACCCCGGGTACCAGTTCATGGCCTCTTAGGAACCAggacacacagcaggaggtgagcagcggGGAAaaccaaccccaccccaccccctgcaaacACCCCCCAAACACAGTCAGAagactgtggaaaaattgtcttttatGCAACCCGTCCCTGTTACCAAAATGGTTGGGGAGTGCTGGGCTATAGGACCCCTGcacatttctttatttgtttccccccttattttacaaatggtttAAAAACTGAGGCTAAATTTACCCAGAATGAAGTATAGAGATTTTCAGTGTACAATGGTATGAGCTCTGCCAAACGTGTCCTCCTGCATGACCAACATCCCCTCAGGATACAGAATTTCCCATCATCCCAGAAAGTTCCAGGTGTCCCTTCTCAGACAAGATCCATACTTAAGAGCTGCTACTGTGTGATCCTAGCACTAgacattattttacatttatataattGGAATTAAGTAAGTTGGTGGATCATGTAATAAAATAGAATTATACCAATTATAACATACATtagatttttattactattaatataaGGTATCacatgaaataatatatttgaattaaTCACATAATGTGTATAATACAAAATGATAAACTATACATTTTTGATAATATTGATAGAATTAAAAATGCTAAGTAATAGTATGATTGATAATTTAAATCACATAACATACAAATTCtataaacataatatatataattgatttatGTAACTGAAGTCATGCAATATGctcttttgtatgtttttttttcactcattatgGCTCACTTTGAGATTTGTCCATGTAGTGTGTATCAATATGTCATTCTTTTTGATTGTTGAGCAAGATAGCAGGGTATTacagtttatttacctatttttctGTGGCTGCATATTATGTTTGCTTCcaggttttggcaattatgaatatagCTGCTGTGAACATATTTGTCCAAGACTGGGTATAGAGATACATTTTCAGGTCGCTCAAGTTTTAGGAGGCAGAGTCGAGATGGAGACAGTGAAGTCAGAGCCACATGTTGGCAGCTCAAATTTCCCTGGGATACCTCCCCTGACCCAGGAGACCAGCATCTGGCAGACAATTAGAAAGATTAGAAAGATGGATGGTCTGGAACTCAGGAGGAAGGTAGGGATGGAGATACACAGTGGAAAACACCAGGAGGTCCAATAGCCCTGGTAATGAATACTTGCTATTGTGGGTTGAATTGAGTCTCCCCCACAAAAAAAGATGTATTCAAGTCCTCACCCCTAATATCTGTGAATGTggttctgttaggggaagcacactgattgaaactgcccaccctggccaggcaccacagtaagCATTTGCATGAGCTGTtctacaacaggaggtcctggtaaggaacagggaactaataagcctccaccaaccagaagagttcgggaaaggtcaaaaggagacaccgtgtgtctgaccacctcccagaatccttctctctggcatccatcttggctgaacaaggcgtgtaccaccaggaaggattctgagtcagaatgattggctaaggacaacctggaaactaaccccatcaccataaaacccgagactacaagccatgtgacagagcagttctcctgggttgcCTTACCCTAGtgctctccacccgggcgccCTTTCCCGATAAAATCTCTGCTTTGTCAGCGGATGTGTCTccctggacaattcatttccgagtgttagacaagagcccagtttcgggccctggaaggggtcccctttcctgcaacagcTTTATTTGGagaaagggtctttgcagatgtagtcAAGTTAATATGAGATCAGGTTGGACACATCAAGAGATGCCAAGTCCAGTGAGTGGTGTCCTTATACAAACAGGGGCATTTGGAACGTGTAGGGAGGAAGGCGTGTGACAGAGGAGGCAGACAATTGACCTATGCTGCCACAAGTGGAGAAATGCCATGGATTGTTGACAACCACCAGGAGTTACAAGAGGCAAAGGAGGAATCCACCCTAAACTCTCCCAAGGATGCATTGACCTGCCCAAACCTTGATTTTCATCTTCTGTCCTCCACAACTGTGAGAGAATGtatttctgctgttttaagccacccagtgtgTGGTATATTGTCATAGCAACCCTAAGGAATGGATACATTCACTGAGCACCCACAGAGCATTAAATCCTCACGTATCCTGCATTCTCCAACTCTAACGTTGAGTCTAGAGAGGATCAGcaccatccctgggtcaggaggcccAGGTGAGCAGCTCCACGCCACCCAGGCCAGCAGGTAGAGGGTCCAGGTTGAACCCGGGCACCACAAGGGGTCGTAACCCTGGGCTCCAGGGGCTGCCTTGTGTTCAGACAAAGTCCTAATTGCTGCGTGAACAACGGAACAGTCAAGTGCTTCCTGAGAACAGTGATGACCACAGGGGCTTGGCCACAATTCCATAGATTTGGCCAGAaaagagtctctctctctctctctctctttttctttcttctcactttccttccttccttcctcccattcTAACCGCCATGGGGATGGAcaaattttcttatgtattttggGGCACATCCATGAAGAAAGTTCAGAAAAAAGATCCAGAAAGGACATTATGAGAGCTGAACTAATTTCAAGCTGTTTTAactttattggttttttttttctaattataataaCAATTTACACAGTTTATGATTTAACCAACCCTACAGAATATACATTAAAGTGCACTAAAGGAAATTGAGATAGAACTGTTGATGGCtaacattttccacattttttttggCAAGGGAGGGTATATGTGCACATctatgcatacatgtgtgtgtgcatgtgtgaacaTTTCCCACATCAGTGAGTCCTTTCCCAGCCAAGTTTCTAACGATGACAAATTCACTCGACATGCGCTGTGCCCCATTTAAGCAATTCTCGGAGTTGGGCATGTGTAGGTTGTTCTGTCTCTCTGTCACTGGTGATGCTGAGATGTGACATTGCAGCATCTCTGATGGTCTTTGCAGCATCTCTGATGGTCCCAGGGTGTCGGGTTGAGGAAGTTGAGAAGTTAGAGACCTATTAACTGATGGGGAAGAGGCACCGGAATTTGAGCAGAGAGCTTTGTGCATGTTCCGCCCCAGTCTGCAGCCCATTGGCCGGCTCTGATTGACAGATGGAGTAGCCAATGGCTACATACTCATGATGTCACACCCACTGGTGCTAGGAGCAACCTGTAGACTTTCTCCGGGAGCCTCCGTCTCCCAATCCCAGGGCGACTGGCCTGGGTCTCTTGCTCGACTGTACCCTCCAGGCAGTCCTTGGACCCCTTCCCGCATAGGCCGTCTCTACAGAGACTCGCACTCCCCCCTCACCTCCTTGCCCATCTGGTCTTGTCCTCCAGGTTTGAGGTGGACTCTTATGTGGCCCGATTTTTCCTATAGGGGAAAATTATAGAAGTCAGATCTGGGATCTATAGGAAACTGTGAGAACACAGGAGAGTCCTGCGTGGATGGGCGGACACTGCTTCTTTCCAAGTCCCCATACTCCTAAGGGAGTTGATGAATCTGGATGCTTACCCCTTACAGTGAGTCTCCAACATTCTCCATAGTTTAGTATTTTAAAGATCTTAAGGTCATGAGAGAAAGATGCCCGTGGGGGCACggggtgggagagggaaagaggcTGGGTGTTCCTGGGGAAGGTATTGGCACTACCTGGCCTGATTACTGATGATGATGAAGGAAACATCAGTTAAATGCCAGGCACTGCATGGTAGATGATTTATAGAAATTCTCTTGAACCCTTcctaaaaaataagatgaaattaCACAAGGTAGGTACCTTAACCTTACTTTGTGCATGAAGAACCAGGAGTTCAGAGAGGTGAGgtcacttgcccaaagtcacacaacaaGGTGATACATAAACCAATAGTCTAAAACTAGCCTCTCTGATTCCCAGCTCCCTGCTCTCATGCCAGACTAAAGAACTCATGGAGTTCTTTATGGAGTGCCTGGTACCTCTAAGGGGAATGGAGAAGTGGAGATGTCAGGTTGACTCCTGGCTGTGAGGTGATGCCTGGTTAGAGGGCTTCTCCCAGCATGTAGACGAGGACGTGACCCAGACCTCCTGGAAACACTCAAACTCCTTAGAGCTTTTCACAACCAGTTTGTAACTGTATACTGAATAAGgtcaatattaataataatagacaAGGTTggattgagtgcttactatatgcCAAGCCTTGTTCAAAACCCTTCACCAGGATTAGTTAACTTTACCACCTTGGCAGATATTCCTGTGAGGCTGGCAAACCTAGGTACAAAAGGGCTGACTTGCTATTgtcatgggcttcccgggtggctcagtggtaaagaatccatctgccactacaggagatgcaggtgatgCGGGTTtcacccctggtttgggaagatcccctggaataggaaatggcaacccacttcaggattcttgcctggaaaatcccacagacagaggggcccggcgggctacagtccatggggtcgcagagaatcagacacgactgagccactgagcaggcACGCTTGTGCGCTGTGGTCAGCGACGGTCAGCAGTGTACGCTTCTTGATATAGCGACATTGTCATGATCACAAATAGGCttatatcaaaataataaaaaatgacatGAAGAACATATCTTCTCAAatcttcaccatcatcaccacacagcaccaccatcaccatcattatcaccattGTTCTTATAATTTCCACCATTATCACTGTCATAACCACTATCACTGTTGTCTCCATCATGCTGCCATTTTTAACATCTACTCCAGCGGTCCTCAAACCAGTGCAGTTTGGGCCCCCAGGGGAATATTCTAATGCCTAGACTCAGGGCCTCTGGTACCTGGTGGAGTAACATTTGATCACTCTGAGAAGCAGATATCCACAGATGATGACGCTGCCCACGACTGACCCCGTGATGAGGAATGCCAGGAAAGGTGCTGAGATGCTGACCCCTTGGATAAGCCCTAGGAGAAGAGGCACAGAGGTCAGGACCACCATTCCAGCATCCCTTCATTCACCTACACATCCGTTCCTCGGAGACTtatgagtacttactatgtgcaaTAGTGTTTCGGGTACTATGGgctcagcagtgaacaaaacaaacttCCCGCCCTTATGGGGCTGACATTCTAGCTGGGAGTTAGCTGGGAATTCTAACTGGTGGACAGTTGAGAATTAAACATAGAGACATCCAGATTCACAACAGGCAGCAATAACTGCCTTGGAAAAGCTTCAACCCACATCAGGGGAGAGAGAAAGCGCCAGGGTAGGGAGTGCTGCATACGCAGGGTCATGAACTCTTTCCAGGGTGATTCATTCACTGAGCTCCAACTGTATGCCCGGCACCATGTTAAAAACACATTGGTGATCAAAGAACTTGACCAGCCTCTGTCCTCCTGAAGTTTTAACAGTGCAGAAGATGTCAAATGGCATGAAATGAGGCATCATACATACACAAAAATTGTATTGTTCACTGCTTAGTAAATCGTGCGGAGGGACTGAAATGTCTCCAGCCCCCATTCAGTGTCTGCTCACCTGATTCTCTGGGATGAGCCAGGCTGACAGCTTCTCGTGCCCTGTGTGATGTCCCTCATGCAGCAACCCCATCAACTCGAACTCTCACTATCAAACTGCAAAGggggaaactggggctcagaggggTGATGCTGCTGCCCCTGTTCATGCAGGGGGCAGTGGCAGAGTTGGGATTTGATCTCAGGTCACTGGGCTCCAGTGCGTCTGCTCTTCACGGCCCTGCATGACTGCTCTCTCTCAAGCCCGTCCATCTCTCTCCGTGGTGTAGAGGATCAGACGTGGGGTCCCTGAATAGGTGCCTCCCCCACGTGCAGACTCCTTCCTGACCAGCTTCAGAGGCCACACCATGGACAGCGCCCCACCCCCCCTGCATCACCTGCCCCTGGCATGTTTGCTCTTTCTCATCTCAGGGCAGCCCTGAGGATCGTGGAGGGCAGAGGGTATGAGGTCAGACAGCCAGGGTTCGTATCTTGCCTCCTCTGCCCATTAGAACTGGAGCCTTGAACAAAGCGCCCAAACTCTCTGTGGCTCCATTTGCTCACCCGTAGAGTGGAGGTGATGCTGATAAAGGTCACTTACTCTGTAGGGAGACTGGAGGGTCACCCAGGTTAGAATGGTGGCtgctggcacagagtaagtgctcagtCACTGTTGGCTGATTCTGCATCCCTGAAATTCACTCCAACTCTGACCTGAGGACTCCAGGGGCTTCATAAAGGAGGCAGTTTGGACTTGGACCTGGGAGTCTGGGGGGACTTCTTCTGACCATCGTGAGGATGGCAACACGCAGTGAAGAGGGCATTTCTGATGACAAGTACTGCCTAGGCAGAGGCATGAGAGTGGTGGGATTTGGAGAGAGCAAGGGGCAGCTGCTGCACTCACTGGGCATGTGGGTCTGGACCTGGACTTCATCGTACAAGACCTCGTGGGTGGCGGGGTTCTCTGCGATGCACCTGTATCTGCCCATCAGGTCCCAGGTCAGACTTGGGGGGGTGATTCTTCTCTAGAAGCTCAGGACAGAGATGTTGTGGATCCAGTGGTACTTGACTTGCGGTCTGCCATCAGAAAAACACTCCATCTTCACTTGGGAGCCAATCTCAGCAGGCAGGATGCCCTGGTAGTTAACGGGCGTGCTGAAGATTGTTGCATAGGAGGGTCCATCTGCAGAGACAGGGCAGGCCACCCGGACTATGCTTCTGACTGCTGGGGGTCCTGTCTCCTCTCAAGTCACAGGAAGTCTCCCTCCTACCAAGGGTGTCCCCACTCTTTGTCCCAAGTGGATCTCCAGACCCACCCCGTGAAGGCAGCTGGGCCAACAACAAGGAGAGTTATCACAGTGTCTTCTGTTATGGAGACTTACTACAGGCCAGCAGTCTGGCTGCCCTTCATGTCACAATAAAATAGGTGTAGAGTAGGAGCAgacagacttctctggtggttcagaatgtaaagaatccacctgcaatgcaggagatccaggttcgatccctgggttgggaagatcccctggagaagggaatgataacccactccagtagtcttgcctggagaatcccatggattccatggggtcgcaaagaatatgATGTGACTGAGTATGCACTCAGTCCCTTCTTTACACAAAAGCTAGATGTGCATGCATTCATAATATTTCTTGTCTGAGAAGTAGGGCTTAGGGCCCTCAGTTTAAATTGAGTGGACCGGGGTTGTGAGCAGTGAGGATAATTCTGAAGTCCAAAGCTTAAAACAGACAGAGCTGGGCTCTGAAGCCAGGACGGCTGTCTTCACGGTGTCTCATGCCACACTCTCTGCCTGTTTTATCATGATGTCCCTGGGAGACCCTGAGACCAGCTTGGCTTCCCTCCCATGACCCATGGGACTCACAGGTCACCCTGTGAGTGACCACCCTTCCCTCCCATGACACTCACAGGTCACCGTCAGATAGACCGGTTTGCTTTTCTTAATAATCTCTGAGAAGACTTGGATCCCACACTGCAGGGGTGAGTCGCTGCTCCTGACCCTTTTGATGATGAGGGTCTTAGTGTCTGGAGAGATGGTCATGCGTTCGTAGCTGGACACCTGTGCGTAGCCTACATACCACTGGACATTTGTGTCATTGGTCTGGCAGATGGCAGCCACGGAGTCCACATTCAGTACTGCGTAGCTGGTGTTGACTGAGATGATTGGGGTTTCAAACACTGGGTGAAGCAGGAAGGAGAAGATTAGGGGTTGGATGTGCCTCTCCAAGCTCTGTTCCTCTCCATAGGGGCTTTCAGAGCAGGCTGGGAAGAAGCCCAGAATTGTAAGATGGGATCTAGGATCTAGGGCTGAGGCAGACAGGGAGGCAAGGAGTGGGCACGAGGTAGTCGAGATGCAGGAGATCCCCTGAGCTTGTGGTCTTATGGGCCGAGCCATCCCTCTAGCGGTTCATTGCAATAATGGTGAGTTCTTCCCATAGGCATGTTGTCATGTGGTTATTTCTATAAAACttggatcctccatccatggaaccaCGGGTTGTATGGACTGAGAAATGGTCTGTGCTCTCCATAACAATTCCTCTTACTATCTGAGTCCCATTTCCCTTCACAAATACTTCCTCTAACCTTACAACAGACCACACTGTTTCTGATTCTACTGACAAGAGGATCAGAGAGGGAAGACTAAGGCGATTTGGTATATACAGAGTCAGAGGTAAACAAAAGACTTTCAGTCTTCAAAATCCACACTGTCCTGCCCTAGCCCTGTGGAGGCCCCTGGAGCTCAGGGGAGGAGACAGAATTCCAAGATGACTCCACGATCTCCACTCCCTAGTGTAAGCCCTGTATAAGCCCATCCCCTCAATGCCGGTAGAACTTGTTACTTTCTTGTAGCCTATAGAAGATGGCGAAGGCGATGGGATGTCACTCCCATtattgtgtgtctgtgagtgctCAGCCTCTGAATTGTGTCCGGctctagcccgccagggtcctctgtccacgggacttcgcaggcaagaatactggagtaggttgccatgccctcatccatgttcctgacccaggggttgaacccacatctcctgagtttcctggattgcaggtgtattctttacccatTGTTATATAAGGTTCCTTCTCAGCAGTCTAGAGAGAGATACTGTTTTTGACCTTGAAGAGACAAAGAGCCATGAtgtgaaatcctatggacagagccaCCCACAAGAACCTGGCCCCGGCTGACACTTTGTGAGTCTCAGCACTGGAAATGGCTGAGCCACGCCAGGACTTCTGACTCACAGAAATGAATGTCCTTTTAAGCTACTAAGCTTGAGGCTgttgctcctatttgtcaggcagCAGGAGATAACTAGTACACTGAGAGGGAACCTGGAGCCCTCGAACATGGTGAGGGTCCCGTCCCTGGGGAGAAGCTAGACGACCATGCACCAAGACTCCCAGTGTCAtctgagggcaggtggagactAGACACTCTGAGCTCCAAGGACCACCACTCCCCAAACCTCCATATTCAACTCAATGAAGTCAGGCAGCGGGGCAGCTGCCCACTCACCTCGAACCTTGAGCCAGACAGTTGCTCTCTGGGTGTCATTGATGGCAGCCGCCTGCATGGTGTAGTTCCCCGTGTCATTTAATTGAGAATCCTTGATCAGCAGGGCACCTGT
Proteins encoded in this region:
- the LOC133054702 gene encoding carcinoembryonic antigen-related cell adhesion molecule 18-like; this encodes MDLSRPRCRLWRKLVLVASLLACGITQASSQMYISPNPFTGFKGFRSLLTVNNAPKDVQEYSWHWGANDTEENPIISYNTTSHSQQNGPMYSGWETVSHTGALLIKDSQLNDTGNYTMQAAAINDTQRATVWLKVRVFETPIISVNTSYAVLNVDSVAAICQTNDTNVQWYVGYAQVSSYERMTISPDTKTLIIKRVRSSDSPLQCGIQVFSEIIKKSKPVYLTVTYGPSYATIFSTPVNYQGILPAEIGSQVKMECFSDGRPQVKYHWIHNISVLSF